A genome region from Cucumis sativus cultivar 9930 chromosome 4, Cucumber_9930_V3, whole genome shotgun sequence includes the following:
- the LOC101207834 gene encoding uncharacterized protein LOC101207834 — MLRFLYRRLRSRWPLLVFSASWTLLLTLTVAAASFAPELAFASAISPSSSFAAECKSDGLVRVPMDIPGDVLCVPDRLFRKSGIDLIVPPIFAAVVVAGSACFVRALGLWADDDDDAL, encoded by the coding sequence atgctcCGCTTTCTCTACCGCCGTCTCCGATCCCGGTGGCCGCTCCTCGTCTTCTCCGCCTCCTGGACCCTTCTTTTGACGCTCACCGTCGCCGCTGCCTCCTTCGCCCCTGAGCTCGCCTTCGCCTCCGCTATTTCTCCGTCCTCCTCTTTTGCTGCCGAGTGCAAGTCCGATGGTTTGGTCAGGGTTCCGATGGATATCCCGGGAGACGTTCTTTGCGTTCCGGATCGCTTGTTTAGAAAATCGGGGATTGATTTGATTGTCCCTCCTATTTTTGCCGCGGTTGTAGTGGCTGGTTCCGCTTGCTTTGTTAGGGCTTTGGGCCTATGGGCCGACGACGACGATGATGCCCTTTAA